A part of Aegilops tauschii subsp. strangulata cultivar AL8/78 chromosome 2, Aet v6.0, whole genome shotgun sequence genomic DNA contains:
- the LOC141041875 gene encoding uncharacterized mitochondrial protein AtMg00820-like, which yields MAPASSAQPAMHGTASASTTPIHDAPASPAPTPPASPGRSPSPSPPPPPPPPPPRRSRSSTAPATNTHPMLTRAKRGIVQPIDKLNLSAEHSHISPIPKTYRSALQDPLWRAAMSEEYGAIIQNRTWSLVPRSVGANVVSGKWIFKHKFGADGGLARYKARWVVRGFSQQPGIDYDETFSPVVKPATIRVVLSIAVSHAWPVHQLDVKNAFLHGDLDEVVHCEQPPGFIDPTRP from the coding sequence ATGGCGCCGGCCTCCTCGGCCCAGCCCGCTATGCATGGCACTGCCTCCGCGTCGACCACGCCCATCCACGACGCACCCGCCTCACCTGCGCCGACTCCACCCGCGTCTCCCGGCCGGTCCCCTTCTCCttcaccaccaccgccgccaccccCTCCACCTCCTCGTCGCTCTCGTAGCAGCACCGCTCCCGCCACCAACACCCACCCCATGCTCACACGCGCCAAGCGTGGCATCGTCCAGCCGATTGACAAACTTAATCTCTCGGCCGAACACTCCCACATCTCTCCCATTCCCAAAACCTATCGCTCCGCTCTTCAGGACCCTCTTTGGCGTGCCGCCATGTCCGAGGAGTACGGCGCCATCATTCAGAACCGCACTTGGTCTCTGGTTCCTCGCTCGGTTGGCGCCAATGTTGTTTCCGGCAAGTGGATCTTCAAGCACAAGTTTGGCGCTGATGGCGGTCTTGCTCGGTACAAGGCTAGGTGGGTCGTACGTGGATTCTCTCAGCAGCCTGGtattgactacgacgagacttttAGTCCTGTTGTCAAACCGGCTACGATCCGCGTTGTACTCAGCATTGCCGTCTCCCACGCCTGGCCGGTTCATCAGCTGGATGTCAAGAACGCCTTCCTTCATGGTGATCTTGATGAGGTGGTTCATTGTGAGCAGCCACCTGGCTTCATCGACCCTACGCGCCCCTAG